The Diprion similis isolate iyDipSimi1 chromosome 11, iyDipSimi1.1, whole genome shotgun sequence genome includes a region encoding these proteins:
- the LOC124412647 gene encoding transmembrane protein 131 isoform X5 translates to MIWNKVCYNFFFFITLELVSKIYPSSHGHNNAFVQANNEVQYLLDNIPLSMHKGFSGSVEEHRNSMSDDNTVDALSYIQFKPSILDFKERQLGVPHQETVTLYNRDCNKTIHVSSISGNTQHFHSSFFQDKVIPPLGNTTFNVVFLGREEGEIDSYLFIHTSDGTLKYQVRGISVSSPYRLRPVVGIKLPLNASFTPLIYMHNPHPEPMQVVEVYSSGGEFQLELPSGQAEGPRELWEIPPYQTKPVIRLHFNAYTEKNHTAYIRFKVNNSAEVLVVAVEVEVGSGAGLHWGGSSGIFNLGMGGSLQPPTHYPIVLKNSAKKPVKVLNIISTPVSKALRINFEPVVVPGETEVPITVGTLIYDWKVGLDLQHLKGKLVVKGIGPGGSPQKLAIPWMAEVLIGGLEVNTSVTHYCAPYSTHPRNFTVVNKYKVPLAITNVSLSPEAKTLFSIKDFIPKVLRPKQKTSIFSLQLSNERKSDNLKLESSLLIHSNVSITEVPLLSYDGKVKKIIPGEKENDKGTMNFGTVGSGTENEAIFALENHNPINVELHGWGVNMPGAVLELMGCQKGPTHLFNKGVRNISVCSQIGNGSICIHQVKVHSTFARPMEITSVAPFHKDERLKYIPLDEASLPVISKGDNHIGSITFDSSIACKHHCYLGLSLNASAGAQWLNTLSLPSHTRDSDLNLLNTRYTRYLNSTGGGSWENITMRLDTTEVRGHRFSVNIKHYWPSLLGNTGNSKNKSSLMFSLTQVGNTSYRTIKIDNPSSSPLLVQLVLDWSYPQGMRLYHSLPNKFKPICLECPMTIPSEFKLEDNSEERQRFGKHWNVAAPAQSLPLYLDPHESKTIRISYTPSSASSSSALLYIRNNMTILEVLRLVGRGAHAQFKFGNRKPGSNTPLLFELADKHLKDCERERLRQSPTPNLTVKRSFTARNTGELPIDIHGFYISGLYCEGYGFKVLNCAAFKLNPNATKKIEIAFTPDFTLSRIERELLILTSLGTDSVQVEGVNESGLAKLSLLTTVPAHTLEACAAVITRPSWEEPVQLAAICLSTILLICILAISFLEADRILRGALVNLSKGGPIQPPLDLRLLANVSMASTQSNALGKEKMSSDERNRQSKKDEISPDWSIMNVKKTKEKDTQRGIKIPDWTPDEERRFKMDTESKEISAAKKLEDPPIVETANSNSNNTASLGTKKRNNKKQNNNLESVLVETLAPLGTAPIPDIQIIPEKKNSLSSLPKSSPTTTKKGKLAPTANTVTHATVKEEVKSVENEVQVENTTQIPNNIRESKLESKKKQEINSSGGHVQANNHYKKYEASSSQKVNQFSEEETSSTTTESSVHEDTVPYKDCDRTYVKPEKLQRKPLVKKGKPQNIPPGPSIDYRDNYEGDCDDDDYDKEKQDNPNRWKTSTTRSNTKHHHHPARCNTESSFKLTRPSKNPPRKEKATQKRRGTEKNHPKSNSLRATLSQRDESRPVPPAIPSPLPPPPSCWGENRAKFSDVVARNQDSISIFANANSMPKIYSKSLEVPNPCNIQTEIANNSPTQTEEAPCSTVELKMNPKFGTAHRSCKGDKSPDQELLSMQPNNCHSNSFFINSFTEPPFEPKLVPYELPETDEPLVELESLEAGSSCGLWDDGSGIINSKSEEKTPNLSDALKDNWVTVETNWEPLYTRGAVGEERSGVWGVNTGGVWAAAPWGAPTPPTNTLQPSTTLQEIKQDIPDRSGFDPFRSLSTIWTPSSTDPWKSNLQK, encoded by the exons ATGATTTGGAATAAAgtatgttataatttttttttttttataactctaGAATTAGTGTCGAAAATTTACCCGTCTTCGCACGGACACAATAATG CATTTGTGCAAGCCAACAATGAGGTCCAGTACCTTTTGGACAACATTCCCCTGTCCATGCACAAG GGATTCTCTGGTTCAGTTGAGGAACATAG GAATTCGATGTCAGATGACAACACAGTCGATGCGCTATCATACATTCAATTCAAACCAAGTATATTGGACTTCAAAGAAAG ACAGCTTGGTGTACCGCATCAAGAAACCGTGACCTTATACAACAGGGATTGTAACAAAACAATTCATGTCTCATCAATTTCTGGGAATACACAGCACTTTCATTCGTCTTTCTTCCAAGATAAA GTAATACCGCCCCTTGGAAATACAACGTTCAATGTTGTATTCCTTGGTAGGGAAGAAGGTGAAATCGATAGCTATCTGTTCATTCATACCTCGGACGGTACTCTAAAATATCAG GTTCGAGGAATCAGTGTGAGCAGTCCATATCGATTGCGACCTGTAGTAGGGATCAAACTACCACTGAATGCCTCCTTCACACCTctcatatatatgcataaccCACATCCTGAGCCCATGCAG GTAGTCGAAGTCTACAGCAGCGGAGGTGAATTCCAGCTTGAACTGCCGTCGGGACAAGCAGAAGGCCCCCGAGAATTGTGGGAAATACCTCCTTATCAAACAAAACCTGTTATCAGATTACACTTCAATGCGTATACAGAAAAGAACCATACAGCCTATATTAG GTTCAAGGTTAATAATAGTGCCGAAGTACTGGTAGTCGCAGTTGAAGTAGAAGTTGGCAGTGGAGCCGGACTTCACTGGGGTGGAAGTTctggaatttttaatttgggcATGGGAGGATCGCTCCAGCCTCCTACTCACTATCCCATAGTTCTGAAAAATTCTGCTAAGAAGCCTGTAAAAGTGTTG AATATAATAAGCACGCCCGTGTCAAAGGCATtgagaattaattttgaaCCAGTTGTGGTCCCAGGTGAAACAGAAGTACCAATTACCGTTGGAACATTGATATACGACT gGAAAGTTGGATTAGATTTACAACACTTGAAAGGAAAACTAGTTGTAAAAGGCATCGGGCCTGGTGGCTCACCTCAGAAGCTAGCGATACCCTGGATGGCAGAAGTCTTAATTGGCGGTCTGGAAGTAAACACGTCTGTAACGCATTACTGTGCCCCGTATTCCACACACCCTCGAAACTTTACTGTTGTGAACAAGTACAAAGTACCGCTAGCTATAACCAATGTGTCGCTATCGCCAGAAGCAAAAACACTCTTCTCG ATCAAAGATTTTATTCCAAAAGTACTGAGACCGAAGCAGAAGACTAGTATATTCTCATTGCAATTATCCAATGAGAGGAAGTCtgataatttgaaacttgaatcCTCTCTACTAATTCACTCAAATGTTTCTATAACAGAAGTACCATTGTTAAGTTATGatggaaaagtgaaaaaaattataccaggagagaaagaaaatgataaaggCACAATGAACTTTGGCACTGTCGGTAGCGGGACAGAAAATGAAGCTATTTTTGCATTGGAAAATCACAATCCCATTAATGTTGAACTCCATGGCTGGGGTGTGAACATGCCTGGAGCTGTGTTGGAATTAATGGGATGTCAAAAAGGACCAACTCATTTGTTCAACAAAGGCGTTCGCAACATAAGCGTTTGCAGTCAAATTGGAAAT GGATCCATTTGCATCCATCAAGTGAAAGTGCACTCAACATTTGCAAGGCCGATGGAAATTACGTCAGTTGCACCATTCCACAAGGATGAGAgattaaaatatattccaCTGGATGAGGCATCTTTGCCTGTTATATCAAAAGGCGATAATCATATTGGATCCATCACATTTGACTCGTCGATTGCTTGCAAACATCATTGCTACTTGGGATTGTCTCTCAACGCAAGCG CTGGTGCTCAGTGGCTAAATACCTTGAGCCTTCCATCGCATACACGTGATTCGGATTTAAACCTATTAAACACGCGTTACACACGTTATTTAAACTCTACGGGTGGGGGATCTTGGGAAAATATTACCATGCGTTTGGACACTACAGAAGTAAGAGGTCACAGATTTAGTGTAAATATAAAACATTATTGGCCAAGTCTTCTGGGTAATACTGGTAACTCAAAGAACAAGAGTTCTTTAATGTTTTCACTTACGCAAGTGGGTAACACTTCCTATagaacaataaaaattgataatccCAGTTCTAGTCCGTTGCTTGTGCAGCTGGTGCTAGATTGGAGTTACCCACAAGGGATGCGACTCTATCATTCTTTACCTAACAA GTTTAAGCCGATCTGTTTAGAATGTCCCATGACGATTCCCAGTGAGTTTAAATTGGAAGATAATTCTGAGGAGAGACAACGGTTTGGAAAACATTGGAATGTCGCAGCACCGGCTCAATCCCTGCCACTTTATCTCGATCCACACGAATCTAAAACAATACGAATATCCTACACTCCCTCGTCGGCCAGTTCGTCATCAGCGCTTTTATACATCAG AAATAATATGACGATACTGGAAGTTTTGCGACTAGTTGGGCGTGGAGCACATGCACAGTTCAAATTTGGTAATCGTAAGCCGGGATCGAATACACCGCTTCTTTTTGAGCTTGCTGATAAGCACCTCAAGGACTGCGAGC GTGAAAGATTGAGGCAAAGCCCGACACCAAATCTAACAGTGAAAAGATCTTTTACTGCAAGAAACACCGGTGAACTGCCAATTGATATTCACGGATTTTACATCAGTGGATTATATTGCGAAGGATATGGATTCAAAGTATTAAATTGTGCAGCTTTTAAGTTGAATCCAAATGcaacaaagaaaattgaaatagcTTTTACACCTGACTTTACACTCTCACGTATTGAAAGAGAGTTACTCATATTAACGAGCTTAGGAACAGACAGTGTCCAGGTAGAGGGTGTCAATGAAAGTGGGCTGGCTAAACTTTCTCTGTTAACTACTGTTCCTGCCCATACCTTAGAAGCCTGTGCAGCTGTCATAACAAGACCTTCTTGGGAGGAGCCTGTACAACTCGCTGCAATTTGCCTTTCTACCATATTGCTAATATGTATTCTTGCTATTTCGTTTCTTGAAGCAGATAGAATTCTGCGTGGGGCATTGGTTAATTTATCTAAAGGGGGTCCTATACAGCCTCCTCTTGATCTTAGATTATTAGCAAATGTTTCGATGGCATCCACACAGAGTAATGCTCTTGGCAAAGAAAAGATGAGTAGCGACGAGCGGAATAGACAAAGTAAAAAAGACGAGATCTCACCAGATTGGTCCATTATGAATGTGAAGAAAACCAAGGAGAAAGATACACAacgtggaataaaaattccagaTTGGACACCAGACGAGGAACGACGATTCAAAATGGATACTGAATCGAAGGAAATATCGGCAGCCAAGAAATTGGAAGATCCGCCAATTGTAGAAACTGCCAATAGTAATAGCAATAACACAGCTTCCCTGGGAACTAAGAAAAGGaataataagaaacaaaataacaaTCTAGAATCTGTGCTGGTAGAGACTCTGGCACCACTTGGAACTGCGCCTATACCAGACATCCAGATtataccagaaaaaaaaaattcactaagTAGTTTACCAAAATCGAGTCCTACTACAACCAAAAAGGGCAAACTGGCTCCGACAGCCAACACAGTTACACATGCAACTGTTAAAGAAGAAGTAAAGAGTGTTGAAAACGAAGTGCAAGTCGAAAATACAACACAAATTCCAAATAACATTAGAGAAAGTAAATTAGAGTCAAAAAAGAAGCAAGAAATCAATAGTAGTGGCGGACACGTTCAGGCTAACaatcattataaaaaatacgagGCTTCAAGTAGCCAAAAAGTCAATCAGTTTTCTGAAGAGGAGACGTCATCTACTACGACAGAAAGTTCCGTTCACGAGGATACAGTTCCATATAAG GATTGCGATCGTACATACGTTAAACCTGAGAAACTTCAAAGAAAACCTTTggttaaaaaaggaaaaccacAGAACATACCGCCTGGACCATCTATAGATTATAGAGATAATTACGAAGGAGAttgtgatgatgatgattatgataaagaaaaacaggacaaTCCGAATCGCTGGAAAACTAGTACAACTCGTTCAAATACAAAGCACCATCATCACCCTGCCCGATGTAACACTGAGTCATCCTTTAAACTAACTCGTCCGAGCAAAAATCCGCCCCGGAAAGAAAAAGCTACTCAGAAACGCCGCGGTACTGAGAAGAACCATCCAAAGT CTAATTCGTTGAGAGCAACTTTGTCACAAAGGGATGAGAGTAGACCTGTTCCACCTGCAATCCCATCTCCActtccaccaccaccatcttGCTGGGGTGAAAACAGAGCTAAATTTAGTGATGTTGTCGCCAGGAACCAAGACAGCATTTCGATCTTTGCCAATGCTAATAGTAtgccaaaaatttattcaaagtcgCTTGAAGTACCTAATCCCTGCAACATACAGACTGAGATAGCGAATAATAGTCCAACGCAAACTGAGGAAGCACCTTGTAGCACTGTTGAGCTCAAGATGAATCCTAAATTTGGTACTGCACATCGATCGTGCAAAGGTGACAAGTCTCCTGATCAAGAACTTTTATCGATGCAGCCAAACAATTGCCATTCCAATAGTTTCTTCATCAACTCATTTACAGAGCCGCCT TTTGAACCAAAATTGGTGCCATATGAATTACCAGAAACTGACGAACCTCTGGTCGAACTTGAAAGTCTCGAAGCAGGTTCAAGCTGTGGGTTATGGGATGATGGCAgtggaataataaat TCAAAGTCAGAAGAGAAAACCCCAAACTTGTCCGATGCATTGAAGG ATAATTGGGTTACAGTAGAAACAAATTGGGAACCACTTTACACACGAGGAGCAGTTGGAGAAGAGCGAAGTGGAGTTTGGGGTGTTAACACAGGTGGTGTGTGGGCAGCTGCACCATGGGGAGCTCCGACACCACCAACAAACACGCTGCAGCCTTCTACAACATTGCAAGAAATAAAACAGGATATTCCG GATCGCTCTGGTTTTGATCCGTTTCGATCTCTCAGCACCATTTGGACACCATCGTCAACAGATCCATGGAAATCAAATCTTCAAAAGTAA
- the LOC124412647 gene encoding transmembrane protein 131 isoform X4 has translation MIWNKVCYNFFFFITLELVSKIYPSSHGHNNAFVQANNEVQYLLDNIPLSMHKGFSGSVEEHRNSMSDDNTVDALSYIQFKPSILDFKERQLGVPHQETVTLYNRDCNKTIHVSSISGNTQHFHSSFFQDKVIPPLGNTTFNVVFLGREEGEIDSYLFIHTSDGTLKYQVRGISVSSPYRLRPVVGIKLPLNASFTPLIYMHNPHPEPMQVVEVYSSGGEFQLELPSGQAEGPRELWEIPPYQTKPVIRLHFNAYTEKNHTAYIRFKVNNSAEVLVVAVEVEVGSGAGLHWGGSSGIFNLGMGGSLQPPTHYPIVLKNSAKKPVKVLNIISTPVSKALRINFEPVVVPGETEVPITVGTLIYDWKVGLDLQHLKGKLVVKGIGPGGSPQKLAIPWMAEVLIGGLEVNTSVTHYCAPYSTHPRNFTVVNKYKVPLAITNVSLSPEAKTLFSIKDFIPKVLRPKQKTSIFSLQLSNERKSDNLKLESSLLIHSNVSITEVPLLSYDGKVKKIIPGEKENDKGTMNFGTVGSGTENEAIFALENHNPINVELHGWGVNMPGAVLELMGCQKGPTHLFNKGVRNISVCSQIGNQSIKPGYLAVFKIKVKTAAVEEDTIVGEVFVRTTYERLTVPVFMRVAHGRISVKKLTFTDCFPGSICIHQVKVHSTFARPMEITSVAPFHKDERLKYIPLDEASLPVISKGDNHIGSITFDSSIACKHHCYLGLSLNASAGAQWLNTLSLPSHTRDSDLNLLNTRYTRYLNSTGGGSWENITMRLDTTEVRGHRFSVNIKHYWPSLLGNTGNSKNKSSLMFSLTQVGNTSYRTIKIDNPSSSPLLVQLVLDWSYPQGMRLYHSLPNKFKPICLECPMTIPSEFKLEDNSEERQRFGKHWNVAAPAQSLPLYLDPHESKTIRISYTPSSASSSSALLYIRNNMTILEVLRLVGRGAHAQFKFGNRKPGSNTPLLFELADKHLKDCERERLRQSPTPNLTVKRSFTARNTGELPIDIHGFYISGLYCEGYGFKVLNCAAFKLNPNATKKIEIAFTPDFTLSRIERELLILTSLGTDSVQVEGVNESGLAKLSLLTTVPAHTLEACAAVITRPSWEEPVQLAAICLSTILLICILAISFLEADRILRGALVNLSKGGPIQPPLDLRLLANVSMASTQSNALGKEKMSSDERNRQSKKDEISPDWSIMNVKKTKEKDTQRGIKIPDWTPDEERRFKMDTESKEISAAKKLEDPPIVETANSNSNNTASLGTKKRNNKKQNNNLESVLVETLAPLGTAPIPDIQIIPEKKNSLSSLPKSSPTTTKKGKLAPTANTVTHATVKEEVKSVENEVQVENTTQIPNNIRESKLESKKKQEINSSGGHVQANNHYKKYEASSSQKVNQFSEEETSSTTTESSVHEDTVPYKDCDRTYVKPEKLQRKPLVKKGKPQNIPPGPSIDYRDNYEGDCDDDDYDKEKQDNPNRWKTSTTRSNTKHHHHPARCNTESSFKLTRPSKNPPRKEKATQKRRGTEKNHPKSNSLRATLSQRDESRPVPPAIPSPLPPPPSCWGENRAKFSDVVARNQDSISIFANANNRSCKGDKSPDQELLSMQPNNCHSNSFFINSFTEPPFEPKLVPYELPETDEPLVELESLEAGSSCGLWDDGSGIINSKSEEKTPNLSDALKDNWVTVETNWEPLYTRGAVGEERSGVWGVNTGGVWAAAPWGAPTPPTNTLQPSTTLQEIKQDIPDRSGFDPFRSLSTIWTPSSTDPWKSNLQK, from the exons ATGATTTGGAATAAAgtatgttataatttttttttttttataactctaGAATTAGTGTCGAAAATTTACCCGTCTTCGCACGGACACAATAATG CATTTGTGCAAGCCAACAATGAGGTCCAGTACCTTTTGGACAACATTCCCCTGTCCATGCACAAG GGATTCTCTGGTTCAGTTGAGGAACATAG GAATTCGATGTCAGATGACAACACAGTCGATGCGCTATCATACATTCAATTCAAACCAAGTATATTGGACTTCAAAGAAAG ACAGCTTGGTGTACCGCATCAAGAAACCGTGACCTTATACAACAGGGATTGTAACAAAACAATTCATGTCTCATCAATTTCTGGGAATACACAGCACTTTCATTCGTCTTTCTTCCAAGATAAA GTAATACCGCCCCTTGGAAATACAACGTTCAATGTTGTATTCCTTGGTAGGGAAGAAGGTGAAATCGATAGCTATCTGTTCATTCATACCTCGGACGGTACTCTAAAATATCAG GTTCGAGGAATCAGTGTGAGCAGTCCATATCGATTGCGACCTGTAGTAGGGATCAAACTACCACTGAATGCCTCCTTCACACCTctcatatatatgcataaccCACATCCTGAGCCCATGCAG GTAGTCGAAGTCTACAGCAGCGGAGGTGAATTCCAGCTTGAACTGCCGTCGGGACAAGCAGAAGGCCCCCGAGAATTGTGGGAAATACCTCCTTATCAAACAAAACCTGTTATCAGATTACACTTCAATGCGTATACAGAAAAGAACCATACAGCCTATATTAG GTTCAAGGTTAATAATAGTGCCGAAGTACTGGTAGTCGCAGTTGAAGTAGAAGTTGGCAGTGGAGCCGGACTTCACTGGGGTGGAAGTTctggaatttttaatttgggcATGGGAGGATCGCTCCAGCCTCCTACTCACTATCCCATAGTTCTGAAAAATTCTGCTAAGAAGCCTGTAAAAGTGTTG AATATAATAAGCACGCCCGTGTCAAAGGCATtgagaattaattttgaaCCAGTTGTGGTCCCAGGTGAAACAGAAGTACCAATTACCGTTGGAACATTGATATACGACT gGAAAGTTGGATTAGATTTACAACACTTGAAAGGAAAACTAGTTGTAAAAGGCATCGGGCCTGGTGGCTCACCTCAGAAGCTAGCGATACCCTGGATGGCAGAAGTCTTAATTGGCGGTCTGGAAGTAAACACGTCTGTAACGCATTACTGTGCCCCGTATTCCACACACCCTCGAAACTTTACTGTTGTGAACAAGTACAAAGTACCGCTAGCTATAACCAATGTGTCGCTATCGCCAGAAGCAAAAACACTCTTCTCG ATCAAAGATTTTATTCCAAAAGTACTGAGACCGAAGCAGAAGACTAGTATATTCTCATTGCAATTATCCAATGAGAGGAAGTCtgataatttgaaacttgaatcCTCTCTACTAATTCACTCAAATGTTTCTATAACAGAAGTACCATTGTTAAGTTATGatggaaaagtgaaaaaaattataccaggagagaaagaaaatgataaaggCACAATGAACTTTGGCACTGTCGGTAGCGGGACAGAAAATGAAGCTATTTTTGCATTGGAAAATCACAATCCCATTAATGTTGAACTCCATGGCTGGGGTGTGAACATGCCTGGAGCTGTGTTGGAATTAATGGGATGTCAAAAAGGACCAACTCATTTGTTCAACAAAGGCGTTCGCAACATAAGCGTTTGCAGTCAAATTGGAAAT CAAAGCATAAAACCAGGATATTTAGcagtatttaaaattaaagtaaaaactGCTGCCGTTGAGGAAGATACAATAGTAGGAGAAGTTTTCGTAAGAACAACATACGAACGCCTGACCGTACCTGTCTTCATGCGTGTCGCTCATGGGCGTATTTCTGTAAAGAAACTCACTTTCACGGATTGTTTTCCA GGATCCATTTGCATCCATCAAGTGAAAGTGCACTCAACATTTGCAAGGCCGATGGAAATTACGTCAGTTGCACCATTCCACAAGGATGAGAgattaaaatatattccaCTGGATGAGGCATCTTTGCCTGTTATATCAAAAGGCGATAATCATATTGGATCCATCACATTTGACTCGTCGATTGCTTGCAAACATCATTGCTACTTGGGATTGTCTCTCAACGCAAGCG CTGGTGCTCAGTGGCTAAATACCTTGAGCCTTCCATCGCATACACGTGATTCGGATTTAAACCTATTAAACACGCGTTACACACGTTATTTAAACTCTACGGGTGGGGGATCTTGGGAAAATATTACCATGCGTTTGGACACTACAGAAGTAAGAGGTCACAGATTTAGTGTAAATATAAAACATTATTGGCCAAGTCTTCTGGGTAATACTGGTAACTCAAAGAACAAGAGTTCTTTAATGTTTTCACTTACGCAAGTGGGTAACACTTCCTATagaacaataaaaattgataatccCAGTTCTAGTCCGTTGCTTGTGCAGCTGGTGCTAGATTGGAGTTACCCACAAGGGATGCGACTCTATCATTCTTTACCTAACAA GTTTAAGCCGATCTGTTTAGAATGTCCCATGACGATTCCCAGTGAGTTTAAATTGGAAGATAATTCTGAGGAGAGACAACGGTTTGGAAAACATTGGAATGTCGCAGCACCGGCTCAATCCCTGCCACTTTATCTCGATCCACACGAATCTAAAACAATACGAATATCCTACACTCCCTCGTCGGCCAGTTCGTCATCAGCGCTTTTATACATCAG AAATAATATGACGATACTGGAAGTTTTGCGACTAGTTGGGCGTGGAGCACATGCACAGTTCAAATTTGGTAATCGTAAGCCGGGATCGAATACACCGCTTCTTTTTGAGCTTGCTGATAAGCACCTCAAGGACTGCGAGC GTGAAAGATTGAGGCAAAGCCCGACACCAAATCTAACAGTGAAAAGATCTTTTACTGCAAGAAACACCGGTGAACTGCCAATTGATATTCACGGATTTTACATCAGTGGATTATATTGCGAAGGATATGGATTCAAAGTATTAAATTGTGCAGCTTTTAAGTTGAATCCAAATGcaacaaagaaaattgaaatagcTTTTACACCTGACTTTACACTCTCACGTATTGAAAGAGAGTTACTCATATTAACGAGCTTAGGAACAGACAGTGTCCAGGTAGAGGGTGTCAATGAAAGTGGGCTGGCTAAACTTTCTCTGTTAACTACTGTTCCTGCCCATACCTTAGAAGCCTGTGCAGCTGTCATAACAAGACCTTCTTGGGAGGAGCCTGTACAACTCGCTGCAATTTGCCTTTCTACCATATTGCTAATATGTATTCTTGCTATTTCGTTTCTTGAAGCAGATAGAATTCTGCGTGGGGCATTGGTTAATTTATCTAAAGGGGGTCCTATACAGCCTCCTCTTGATCTTAGATTATTAGCAAATGTTTCGATGGCATCCACACAGAGTAATGCTCTTGGCAAAGAAAAGATGAGTAGCGACGAGCGGAATAGACAAAGTAAAAAAGACGAGATCTCACCAGATTGGTCCATTATGAATGTGAAGAAAACCAAGGAGAAAGATACACAacgtggaataaaaattccagaTTGGACACCAGACGAGGAACGACGATTCAAAATGGATACTGAATCGAAGGAAATATCGGCAGCCAAGAAATTGGAAGATCCGCCAATTGTAGAAACTGCCAATAGTAATAGCAATAACACAGCTTCCCTGGGAACTAAGAAAAGGaataataagaaacaaaataacaaTCTAGAATCTGTGCTGGTAGAGACTCTGGCACCACTTGGAACTGCGCCTATACCAGACATCCAGATtataccagaaaaaaaaaattcactaagTAGTTTACCAAAATCGAGTCCTACTACAACCAAAAAGGGCAAACTGGCTCCGACAGCCAACACAGTTACACATGCAACTGTTAAAGAAGAAGTAAAGAGTGTTGAAAACGAAGTGCAAGTCGAAAATACAACACAAATTCCAAATAACATTAGAGAAAGTAAATTAGAGTCAAAAAAGAAGCAAGAAATCAATAGTAGTGGCGGACACGTTCAGGCTAACaatcattataaaaaatacgagGCTTCAAGTAGCCAAAAAGTCAATCAGTTTTCTGAAGAGGAGACGTCATCTACTACGACAGAAAGTTCCGTTCACGAGGATACAGTTCCATATAAG GATTGCGATCGTACATACGTTAAACCTGAGAAACTTCAAAGAAAACCTTTggttaaaaaaggaaaaccacAGAACATACCGCCTGGACCATCTATAGATTATAGAGATAATTACGAAGGAGAttgtgatgatgatgattatgataaagaaaaacaggacaaTCCGAATCGCTGGAAAACTAGTACAACTCGTTCAAATACAAAGCACCATCATCACCCTGCCCGATGTAACACTGAGTCATCCTTTAAACTAACTCGTCCGAGCAAAAATCCGCCCCGGAAAGAAAAAGCTACTCAGAAACGCCGCGGTACTGAGAAGAACCATCCAAAGT CTAATTCGTTGAGAGCAACTTTGTCACAAAGGGATGAGAGTAGACCTGTTCCACCTGCAATCCCATCTCCActtccaccaccaccatcttGCTGGGGTGAAAACAGAGCTAAATTTAGTGATGTTGTCGCCAGGAACCAAGACAGCATTTCGATCTTTGCCAATGCTAATA ATCGATCGTGCAAAGGTGACAAGTCTCCTGATCAAGAACTTTTATCGATGCAGCCAAACAATTGCCATTCCAATAGTTTCTTCATCAACTCATTTACAGAGCCGCCT TTTGAACCAAAATTGGTGCCATATGAATTACCAGAAACTGACGAACCTCTGGTCGAACTTGAAAGTCTCGAAGCAGGTTCAAGCTGTGGGTTATGGGATGATGGCAgtggaataataaat TCAAAGTCAGAAGAGAAAACCCCAAACTTGTCCGATGCATTGAAGG ATAATTGGGTTACAGTAGAAACAAATTGGGAACCACTTTACACACGAGGAGCAGTTGGAGAAGAGCGAAGTGGAGTTTGGGGTGTTAACACAGGTGGTGTGTGGGCAGCTGCACCATGGGGAGCTCCGACACCACCAACAAACACGCTGCAGCCTTCTACAACATTGCAAGAAATAAAACAGGATATTCCG GATCGCTCTGGTTTTGATCCGTTTCGATCTCTCAGCACCATTTGGACACCATCGTCAACAGATCCATGGAAATCAAATCTTCAAAAGTAA